ACGCTAAGGTGTGGAGAATTAGGGTTTTATTTAGAATTTGATTGTTAGAATCTCTATATAAATTATAACCTTGAGGGTGGATTGGGTTCGATGTTGGGTTTTTATTTTACGCTAGGTCGCTCCCTCATCCTAACCTTCTCCCAGAGGGAGAAGGGATTACCTTGGCGTTTATACAGGGACGCGTCGTGTTGCATAACGGTATCAAGTAGGGTGGTGTTGAGCGCAAGCGAAACCCACCAATGTAAGCCTATTTAAAACAACGGTGGAATTCATTGCATTCATCTCACCCTACAGGGCTAAGCCGCATTGGTCGCAGAAGCGGGCGTCTTCGTTAGTTATTCATGCGCGGCCTCAACGTTGTGTTTCGCTGACTCTTTTTTGAGTTCCTTCGTTCTCTGTCGATATTCATTATCTAACCATAACCTTTCATCCGTTACAAGATATAATTTCCCGACTATTAAATTAGGAGAATTACTATGAAGCGTCTGGCTTTATTCTTATTCGCATTGATTGTGTTGCCTCTTAGCGTCCAAGCAAAAGTCGTCAGCGGGTTAGAGCATCTGTTTGATTCGCAAGTGGAACTGGTGAGTAATAAACGGGTCGCAGTTGTTGCCAACCACACGGCGGTGGATTCGAAGGGCGTTCACCTGGTTGACCGCCTGCAGAAGGTCGCGACGGTGGTCGCAGTCTTCGCGCCGGAGCACGGCTTTCGCGGCGACGTGGAAGCAGGCGGCAAGGTCGAAACCAAACGCAACCGGGATTCATTTTCGATCTACAGCCTCTATGGAACCAACCGAACCCCGACGCCGGAGATGCTCAAAGGCGTGGATGTGATCGTCTATGACATCCAAGACGTGGGCGTGAAATTCTATACCTACATATCCTCGCTGTTTCTGGTGATGACCGCCGCCGCGCGCGACGGCATCCCGGTGGTGGTGTTAGACCGGCCCAATCCAATCGGCGGCGTACAAGTCGCCGGGCCTGCGACCAATCCGGCCTACACAAGTTTCGTCGGCGTGATTCCATTGCCGATTCGCTATGGTCTCACCGTCGGCGAGTTGGCGCATCTGTTTAACAATGAAACCTACGCAGGCTTCACCATTGGCTGCGATTTGACCGTGGTGAAGATGCAAGGCTATCAGCGCGACATGGCCTACCAAGAAACCGGGCTGCCTTGGATCGCGCCGTCTCCGAACTTGCCCACCGTAGAATCGGCGTTGATGTATCCCGGGACGTGTTTATTTGAAGCGACCAATCTTTCCGAAGGGCGGGGAACAGAGTTGCCCTTCTTGACCGTGGGCGCGCCGTTCATCGACGCCAAGAAGTGGCTGGCGGCGGTACCGAAGGACGCCTTCGATGGATTCAGCGCTGAGCCGATTGAATTCACGCCGAAGCAGATTCCCGGTAAGTCGGAGAATCCCAAATTCAAAAATGAAAAATGCTACGGATTGCGTTTGGGAGTGAAAAGCGCTGATGCCGAGCCGATTCGGCTGGCGGTTACGTTGATCTGCGCGGCGAAACAACTCTATCCCAATGAGATTAAAACCCGATCATTTATGAATCTACTGTGGGGCAATGAAAACCTGCGTTCGATGTTAGAAGCCAGCGCCGATGTTGACGCGATTTTGAAAACGATTGGTGAAGATACAGAGCGCTTTCAATCAATGCGAACGAAGTACCTTTTATATGATGATAGCAAACAAAATGACTCAGGGCTTACGCCAAATAAAATACGCAACGGCGCGTTTCAGTATCCCTTTACAGACAATGAGCGTCCTGATATCAAATTTGTTGATGGCGACTCTGAGGGCAAAATGCCAATGGGCAACGAACAGAGCGTCTACTTTGCCAAACTCGGTCAGGCTATGGACTTTGCTGACTTGAATCATGACGGCGCTGTCGATGCCGTATTTGAAATGGCGGTCAACACAGGTGGAACGGGGACGTTTCATTACCTCGTCTGCGCCGTTAGTGATAATGGAGAACCAAAGCAAGTCGCGGAATTTTTTCTCGGCGACAGAATTGCCGTGAATAAAATTACGATCTTGACTCCAGAGGTCATAGAGATTGAGCGCCTCAAAAGCGCGCCTGACGACGCCGCTTGTTGCCCCAGTTTAAAAGTGCGGGAGTATTATTCGTTTGATGGAGGTTCGTTGTCTTTAATTGGAGAAGTGAAGATTGACGACGTCAAGTATTAACTGAATGGATTCAATCGTATTCTCCTTGTGAGAATTCTGGTAAGATGTTTTATTATGTGAAGGACTTAACGTAATTATGGAGCCGATTTTTTATGTCTAAAAAGCCAGCCGTTCGTTGGGATGTATCACTAATCACCGAAGAAGATTTATATCTCTTCAATGAGGGAAGCCATTTTCGTTTATACGAAAAAATGGGCGCTCACCTCATGACCACCGACGACGGCGAGCGCGGCGTGTATTTTTCCGTATGGGCGCCCGACGCCGAATACATCAGCGTCATTGGCGACTTCAATTATTGGAACAACTCCATTCACGAATTACGCCCCTGCGGCTCCTCCGGCATCTGGCATGGCTTTATTCCAAACACTGAACTGGGCATGAAATACAAGTTTCACGTACGCTCGCGCTACAACAACCATTGCGCCGATAAAGCCGACCCCTATGCGTTGTATGCTGAAACTCCACCGCTGACTGCTTCGGTGGTTACGCAATTGGATTACCAATGGGACGACGGCGAATGGATGAAAACCCGCGCCAAGGTGAATGCCCACGACGCGCCTATGTCGATTTATGAAATTCACTTAGGCTCATGGATGCGCGTGCCCGAAGACGGCAACCGCCCCATGACCTATCAGGAACTCGCGCCCAAACTCGCGGAGTACGTCTCGCGCATGGGCTTTACCCACGTTGAATTTATGCCAGTGATGGAACACCCGTTCTATCCATCATGGGGATACCAGATCACCGGTTTTTTTGCGCCGACTTCCCGTTATGGGACGCCGCAAGACTTTATGTACCTGATTGATTATCTCCACCAACAAGGCGTTGGCGTGATTCTCGATTGGGTGCCGTCTCACTTTCCGACCGACGGCAACGGTCTCGGTTTTTTTGACGGGACCCACCTCTACGAACACGCCGACCCCAAGCAAGGCTTTCATCCTGACTGGGGCAGCCTGATCTTTAATTACGACCGCAATGAAGTCAAAAGTTTTCTCTATAGCAACGCCTTCTTCTGGCTGGAAAAATACCATATCGACGGGCTGCGGGTGGATGCGGTGGCTTCGATGCTCTATCTCGATTATTCCCGCGAAGACGGCGACTGGGTCCCTAACAAATACGGCGGCAAAGAAAACCTGGGCGCGATTGAGTTTTTGCGCCGCATCAACCATGAAATCTACGCCCACTATCCCGACGTACAGACCATCGCCGAAGAATCGACCTCATGGCCGATGGTGTCGCGCCCGACGTATATCGGCGGACTGGGGTTTGGCTACAAATGGGACATGGGGTGGATGCACGATTGTTTGACGTTTTTCTCCACTGACTCCATTTACCGAAAATATCATCACAATGAATTGACTTTCCGTATGCTGTATGCGTTTACGGAAAACTTCGTCATGCCATTGTCGCACGACGAAGTGGTGCACGGCAAAGGTTCGATGCTCAATAAAATGCCGGGCGACGTTTGGCAAAAATTTGCCAATTTGCGCTTGCTATACGGCTATATGTACGGGCAACCGGGCAAGAAATTATTATTCATGGGCGCCGAGATCGCGCAATGGAGCGAGTGGTCGCATGAGACCAGTTTAGAATGGAACTTGCTGTCGTATGACACCCACCGTGGGGTTCAACAATGGGTGCAAGACCTCAATCATTTCTACCGCAATGAACAGTCGCTTCATACAAAAGATAGTGATCCCAAAGGGTTTGAGTGGGTGGATTGTACGGACACGGACAACAGCATCATTAGTTTTATTCGTAAGGGCGTGAACCCGAACGAATACTTATTGTTTGTTTTGAATTTCACGCCCGTGCCGCGTTATCAATACCGGATCGGCGTCCCGGTCGACGGGTATTGGAAAGAGGCGCTCAACAGCGATGCCGAACAATACGGCGGCAGCGGACAAGGCAACTTTGGCGGCGTACAAGCCGACTCCGTCCCCAACCATCATCACTATTACTCCGTTAATGTGACCATTCCACCGCTGGGCTGCGTTGTGTTCAAAAGCGGCGGCCTTTAAATAACTATTAGTTCGTAATACCAACCACCCTCTTCTGAAAAATTTGGAAGAGGGCGGTTTTTTTATCTAATCGCCCTGCGTGAAACTGACCGCCTCTCCTTTGCAATCTACGCTGACTTGTGGCAGGATATAAACGGCGTCGGATATTTTGTCCGGCGCAGCAGTAAGAATTTGGGCAAAATACAAAACAACGAAACCATTTCGAAAAAAGTAGGGGAGACAATGACCAAGAAATCTTCACTATCCCGTAGAACTTTTCTCACCAGTACAGCGGCGGTGGGCGGAGTCACTTCATTTACGCTCGTTCCGAATACCGTTTTTGGAGCGCCGAGCCGGCCCGCCCCCAGCGACCAGTTGCGTTGCGGCAACATCGGCGTTGGAGGCCGTGGACGCGGGTTTTTACGCCCTGGCGTGACGGTAGCGATTTGCGACGCCGATGAAAACCGCTTGGCTGACGCCGCCAAACGCGTCGGCGGCAACCCGACGCTTTATAACGATTACCGTCGGCTTCTCGATCAAAAAGACATTGACGCGGTCTTCGTGACCTCGCCAGACCATTGGCATGCGTTGATGGCAATTCATGCGTGCGAAGCAGGCAAAGACGTTTACGTCGAAAAGCCCGCATGTAAGACCATCGAAGAAGGCCGCGCCATGGTCGAAGCGGCGCGCCGTTATGCGCGCGTGGTGCAGGTCGGTTCACAAGGGCGCTCGCAAGAAGGCGCCTATCACGGCAACAAATATATTGCCAACGGGCAAATCGGTCACGTCAGTGAAGTTCGCTGCTGGCACTACGAAAATCCACGCGGCGGATGGGACCCCAACACGCCGCCGCCGTCTGAACTCGATTATGAAAAGTGGGTCGGGCCCGCCCGCTGGGTTCCATACAATAGCCGACGTACGCACGGCAGTTTCCGCTGGATGTTAGATTTCGGCGGTGGGCAAATTCGCGACCGCGGCGCACACGTCATGAGCGTTGCGATGTGGGTGATGAAAAGCGACCATACCGGCCCGGTCAGCGTAAAAGCGACGGGCAACCCTCACTGCGACGGGATGTATGATTCGCCCGAAACCATGAAAGTCACCTATCAATTCAAAGACCCCGACTGGACGCTGATTTGGGACATGCCGGGCGAAGCGCATGAAGAAGGCTTTAAATGGACCCGCAAATCTTACGGCGGCAATTACATCGGCGACAAAGGCAACCTGATTATTTCTTACGGTGACACTGCTGAAACCGACACCGAACAAAAAGCGAAAGACTACAAAGTCCCGGCGGGCGGCGTCGAAGTCTATCATAGCCCCGGTCACCGCGAAGATTTTGAAAAGTGCATTCGCACCCGCGAACGGCCTATCATGGATATCGAAGCAGGGCACCGTGTTGCGGTGTTATGTATTCTCGGCAACCTGTCATACATGTTAGGTCGGGAACTCAAGTGGGACGCCGTCAATGAACGAGTGATCGGCGATGACGAAGCCAACCGTTTGTTGAGCCGCCCCGGTCGCGGCCAGTGGCACATTTAAGGGAGACCATAAAATGGAAACATTAAAAAATACTCTTGCAACGGGCGCCGCTGTCGTCGCCGCTTCAATGCTAAGCAAAACGGCGAATGCGGCAGAAGGCTTTATCGGCCGGATTCAATCCAACGATGAGAATGTACGCTGCGAGGCTTGGAAAGAAGCCTACATGCAGCCCGCTAGCGTCATTTCGCCGTTGAGCGATTTGTTGCTGGCTGAGAACCCCGGCATCGCTCGCGCGGCGGATGAAGCGCTTAAAGTTTTGATTCATTCCGTTGGCGAACAGGCGGATTCGCCCAAACGCGCAGAAGTCGTGAAGTCATTACTCGACCTGTTGAATCGTCGGGATTACGTAACGCGCATCAATGGGCTGCGGCTTTTATCGTTAGTCGCGAATGGCGATTCTGTTGCGGCGGTTACGCCGTTTTTAAAAGTCCCGCAACTACAAGAAGAAGCAATCTATTGCATCCAACGCATTCCAGGCGCCGAGTCGACGGACGCGCTGGTTGAAGCGTTAGCGCAGGCCCCGCGTGAATTTAAGTTGCGCATTCTGGCCGCGATTGAACAACGCAAAGACCCGGCTGGCGCAGAAAATTTGAATCCGTACCTCGCTTCGGATGACACCGAATTAGCGATTGCCGCCATCAAGGCGATGGCGACTTGCGGCGTGTATCCTGATGAATCGCTGGTGCCGGATTATGAGACGCTCTCCGATCAGCATAAGCGCGAGTTGGTTGATAGCGGGTTGCGCATTTGCGACCATTTGATTGCCGATGGGAGTTATGAACAAGCGGGGCGGATACTTAAGCGGGTTTTAGAAATTCCTGAAGAAGAAATCGGCGAACACTTTCATTGCGCCGCCATTCTTTGCTTAGCAAAAGTTGACCATCCCGAAGCCAAAAGTTCAGTGCAGAAATTTACCGAACAAGGCTCCTATATTGTTCGCGATACCGCCAAGAAGGCGCTGGCGGCGATGTAATCGAATTCGCGTTTAGACAATTGATTATTGAGAAGCCGCTTCTTAAAATTGAAGCGGCTTTTTCTTTATACGGAGATCGTGAAAATGGAAACTCGCCATGTCATTCGTTTGATGGTGATTTTATTGAGTATCCTGATTGCATTGATTCTCAACTGGTGGCTGAACGGCTGATTCAGCGTTTTCTTGATTGACCAAAACGCGCCATCCGTCTTGTTAGAGGTTTCGCGTTGATTGATTCTTGGATTGCCGCCTTTTCATCTGCATCAAGGCGGTTGAGTTCTTCTAATCCTTTTACTGTCTCTGTCAACGCAGTGATTGATGTCCAGATGATTTGAAACGCTTTGCGTTTGTCTGTTACTTTTTTAGACAATTTATCAACGGCGGATGTGAGAGTTTTTTTCGTTTCAATTAATACCTGACGGTTTAAGTCGCTCACATCACCAAATTGAATCGCGGGTGCTTGATTCCCTGATAGCGTTTGGAATATTTTGTTTAGAATGCTGAAGGGTTCGGGTTCGTTTTTTAGAGACGCCAAATTCACTTCAATAAATTGACTTGCGCTTGTTTCAAACAGCTCACTATATCCAATCTCTTTTTTTAAAAGTTGGTGTAAGACTCTTAATTGTTGAATAACCCACTGAAGGTAAGAAATAATTGTTGTTCGTCCACGCGAACTATGGATAGAAACTTTCTCATTTCGGAATTTAAGGATTTCCAGTTTTTGTTCTTCAATCTTAACTGTTGCTTTGGCGCTGGCTGACTCTTTTCGCCTGAGATACTCATGTTCTTCGGCCCATTGATTTTGATCAAATAAATTGAATGGAGATGAATTTAAGCAATCGACCATCAACTTTGATTGTGTCGCGGAGTCGTAGCATTCTTGCCAACGTTGGTTCTCTTGAACCGCCAGGCTAGCGGTCATCTTTTCGGTATGTATTACTGATGCATCGAAATCCTTGCGGGTTTTCATTTCCGCTAATACAGAAGACAAATCAGAAAAAATGAGTTTACCATCCTGGTTCATCATGATGACGTCTTGTTCGCGGACGCCAGGATTCCTCAGAATATATTCCTGAATGAGGGCTTTATTAATTTCCTCTTTGGCTTGGTTATAATGTTCAGATTGGAGGCCCATGTTGTGTTTTTTCGTAATATATAACTTCATCGATTAACGAGTTGAAATTTAGACATCTTAATCTTAACACAAATTACACGTATTTTGTTAGAAAGTTAATATTGAAATCTTAACCTATTGTATTCATTACGCTTAAAAGTTGTTGGCTGCGAGGTGCATCTCGTATAAACATTCGTTATTCGTAAGGTGTTTTTATCAACATTTTGGGTTTCTTGACTTTTATATTTATACTTAAAACATCAGGAAAATCTAATAGAGGTGACAGACTCGTATGAAACGTTTGAATGTGATACTCAGCCTATCAATTGCTGCAATGTTTGTTTTTTCCGCAGTTGCATCAGAGCAAGAAGCGCCGAAAGATTTCACCCTAAAGCCCATCTTTGGCGAGAAACCATTCCAATTATCGAAGGCAAAGGGCAAGTATGTCGCCATCCATTTTTTGCTGAAAACCGAATGTCCGATTTGTTTGCGGCATGTTCGAGCATATTTTGAGCATGAAAAAGACCATTCTGATGTCATTCAACTCTATGTAAAACCTGATACGCCGGGCGAGATCAAGGCGTGGGCGTCAAAGATACCCCAAGGAGATATGGAGAAGGCGCCGGAAATTTATCATGATCCAGACGCGAAACTCGCGAAGCAATTCGGTGTTCCCGGTGGATATAAATTTCATGGGCAGGTCGTTCACTTCCCGGCGTTTGTCTTGCTCGACCCGAATGGAAAAGAAGTGTTTCGATATGTAGGGAAGAATAATTCTGAACGATACAGTTACGAGAAATTTGTCAAAAAAATGGAAGAACTGAAATCGTAACAGCTCTTCTGAGAGAGAACCCAAATGCCCGCCTTCTCAACTGAGAAAGCGGGCATTGTTTTTGTAGGGTAGGTTAAAAATGCGCGACCCACCTATGGAGTTTGGGAGGGCGAACCTCCTGGTGAGCCGTATTAAAACAGAGCGTTTCAATTTTTCGCGGCTCGGCGGGAGCCTCGCCCTCCCCAGAGTTTTGCATATTAGTTGTGGGGTGAGTTCTTAATCCACAACAATTTTGCAAACTTCAATCTCGTCTATTCTGACTGAACTTCAGCCAGCGAAGTTGACTTCGCCCCGCATGACTCGCAGTGAGGCAATAGCGTATGGCGCAGCGACCCGCATGATTCGCACTTGTCGAACAATTTATTCCCGCAGGATGGGCAGGTGTAGGGCTTATCTGAATCACTCGGAACCTCTGCCATATTGGGCAGTGCGGCGAGTCCCTTTTTAGACCAGCGCGCGAATTTCAACGGCCCTTGCTGAATCGGAAACGAGCAAACCGGACACAACCGCCGCATGTAGGCTTCGCGGTATTGGTTCATTAACCAGGCGGGAAGTGGTTTCAGCGCGAGCCGGACGCGGTAAACAATAAAGCTCAATACGATAATGATGATGCTTAGAATCGCGATGTATTTGAAAAAATCTCGCGGGAAGTGCTCGAACATGACGACATAGGTGCGTACGAACAGGGCGAACAACGCAGCGTTGATAATCAAAATGTAGGGGCTGCTGCGCATTTTGAAGGTAAGCCACGCGAACAAAACCAAGAGAGGAATCAAAAACGCGAGACGGAGACAAGCAATGGTGAAGCGGTGTTGCTTGAATTCTGTAGAGTAAGCATCGCTGTAGGCTTTTTCACTTTCGCCGAGCGTTTCTTGGAGAGCATCAATCTGCGGGTCTAATTCACGGCGCGTTTGGTTGAGTTGCGCAATGCGTTGGTTGGCGGCTTCGAATTCACGTTGGTTTTTTAAAAAGAGCGCCTGGCTTTCTTCCATCGCTACTTGTTCGGTTTCTCCTGGCGTGAGGTTGCGCTCTAATTTGAGACGATAGATCTCGGCTAGTTGGTTCATGGTTTCGCGTGAACTTTGGGTGCTGTTTCGGAGAAGTTCCTGATGTTCTTGTTCGTTTTTAATTTCACGCAGGATTTGGTTTCGTTCATCCGTTAACAGGGCGTGTTGATCTTGAACTTCTTGATCGATGTGAGTTGCGCGTAATTTCTCTACGTCGGGCTTGTTAATTGTTCCGATGTCTTTAAGAACAAAGCCCAGCAGCCAAATGAAAAGCAATGAAAGAAGAGAGCTGAAAAAAAACAATAGTAGGCGGTGTGACCAGGGGCCTTTTCGTATTTGCTCTTGCATGATTATCCTCCAAGTCTATACAGTTGATATGTAAACATTATAGATGGTCACTGAATGGAGTCAATAGTACCTATCAAAATAATCATTGTCCGATTTGATGAAACTCGTTGTCGTCTTGTTTTGAGATTCCGGCCTCGATGGATAAGTCTTTGTCGAGAAAACCCTGCTTGTTGCTGGATATAATATCGCCCTGCGAGTTGAGGCCGTTGCTGGCGCTATAGGGGCGTACGGGATACGACTGGCGGGTACGGTCGGGGCCCCATCCCCACACCCAATAGCGGCCATGAATGGGGTTTGGCGCTAGGTCGCTTCTGCGGGCGACGTATAAATACCAACCCACATCGAGACCGTCGCCCCGGTTGTCGCTCATCTTGACGGAGTTCGGGGCGTCGATAAACGGGTCGTAGGGCAGGGAGGCGATATAAGACACCGGCGAAGTAATGGGCGCCATGTTGTACATGTGGGAACCGTCAGTCCCGCCTGGTGGGACGAAGGGTACGCTGTTGTTGTCGATCTGGTACATTTCGATGGCGTTGGACAGTGCGCGGATTTCAGACACCGAGCGGGCGATCTTGGCGCGGATTTGCGCATTCAGAAAATTCGGAACCGCAATCGCCGCGAGGATGCCGATAATCGCAACGACAATCAACAATTCAATTAAAGTGAATCCACGCATTTTCATCCAATAACTCCCCGATTGTAAATTCAACCTACTATCCAATGTTTACGGTCGAAAGTCAATTAGGGATTTTGTCTATATTTGTTTTATAAGAGGGCAAAACCTCTCTCATTTTTTTTGAGAGAGGTTTCAGTAAAGACTTTCTTACCAGGGCAGGCCTTTGGCGTTGCGGGCTTGTTTGAGATCGACGGTTTCAAGAATCTGGGCAATGCGCCCCGCCGCTTTGCCGTCGCCGTAAGGGTTTACCGCATTTTTGGCGCGGACAATAAAATTAGTGTCGGTCAATGCGCGGTTGAGCACGGCCTCAATCTCATTGCGGCTTGGTTTGCAGTCGATGACGTTGTCGCCGCGCTCGCGGCCTTCCTGACGTTCACCGACGTTAATCACGGGGACGCCGTAACTGGGCGCGTCGATCATGCCCGAGCTGGAGTTGCCCACCAGGCAGGCGCAACGCCGCAGCAAGTTGCAGAACAGCTCGCGCGGCATGGACAGGAAGGTGTCAATCCACGGCTCGTTTTCGATTTTATGGATCGCCTGAATCATCTCGCGGCTGCCTGCATCAGAGTTTGGATAGATTAAAAACGTATGTACGCCGGAATATTTCAATGCGCTCAGGGTTTCGTTGAGTTCTTCCGCCGCTGTTTCCGGGTGGGTTGATATGGGGTGTTGCACCACCAGCGCAAAACGGCCTGGAATCGAAACGCCCAGTTTTTCCGACAGCGTCTGATCGTCAAATTCCGGGTATTTCAGCAAGGCGTCGAGGCCTGGCGTCCCGACCTGGTAGACGAAGTCGGGGTGTTCGCCGAGGCGGATGATGCGCTCTTTGCTTTTTTCTGTGGCGGGGAAATGGATATGGCTGAGTTTTGTAATGGCGTGGCGCATATATTCATCCAGCCCGCCTTTGGTAACTTCGCCGCCGTGCAGATGTCCGACTACCGCCCCGGCAAACAGGCCGGAGGTTGCGCCGGCGAAAGCTTCGACGCGGTCGCCCAAAATGATGACCACGTGCGGGCGGATGCGTTCGATTTCCTGAGTGATGCCCAAGATGCCGACGCCC
This portion of the Candidatus Hinthialibacter antarcticus genome encodes:
- a CDS encoding DUF1343 domain-containing protein gives rise to the protein MKRLALFLFALIVLPLSVQAKVVSGLEHLFDSQVELVSNKRVAVVANHTAVDSKGVHLVDRLQKVATVVAVFAPEHGFRGDVEAGGKVETKRNRDSFSIYSLYGTNRTPTPEMLKGVDVIVYDIQDVGVKFYTYISSLFLVMTAAARDGIPVVVLDRPNPIGGVQVAGPATNPAYTSFVGVIPLPIRYGLTVGELAHLFNNETYAGFTIGCDLTVVKMQGYQRDMAYQETGLPWIAPSPNLPTVESALMYPGTCLFEATNLSEGRGTELPFLTVGAPFIDAKKWLAAVPKDAFDGFSAEPIEFTPKQIPGKSENPKFKNEKCYGLRLGVKSADAEPIRLAVTLICAAKQLYPNEIKTRSFMNLLWGNENLRSMLEASADVDAILKTIGEDTERFQSMRTKYLLYDDSKQNDSGLTPNKIRNGAFQYPFTDNERPDIKFVDGDSEGKMPMGNEQSVYFAKLGQAMDFADLNHDGAVDAVFEMAVNTGGTGTFHYLVCAVSDNGEPKQVAEFFLGDRIAVNKITILTPEVIEIERLKSAPDDAACCPSLKVREYYSFDGGSLSLIGEVKIDDVKY
- the glgB gene encoding 1,4-alpha-glucan branching protein GlgB, with the translated sequence MSKKPAVRWDVSLITEEDLYLFNEGSHFRLYEKMGAHLMTTDDGERGVYFSVWAPDAEYISVIGDFNYWNNSIHELRPCGSSGIWHGFIPNTELGMKYKFHVRSRYNNHCADKADPYALYAETPPLTASVVTQLDYQWDDGEWMKTRAKVNAHDAPMSIYEIHLGSWMRVPEDGNRPMTYQELAPKLAEYVSRMGFTHVEFMPVMEHPFYPSWGYQITGFFAPTSRYGTPQDFMYLIDYLHQQGVGVILDWVPSHFPTDGNGLGFFDGTHLYEHADPKQGFHPDWGSLIFNYDRNEVKSFLYSNAFFWLEKYHIDGLRVDAVASMLYLDYSREDGDWVPNKYGGKENLGAIEFLRRINHEIYAHYPDVQTIAEESTSWPMVSRPTYIGGLGFGYKWDMGWMHDCLTFFSTDSIYRKYHHNELTFRMLYAFTENFVMPLSHDEVVHGKGSMLNKMPGDVWQKFANLRLLYGYMYGQPGKKLLFMGAEIAQWSEWSHETSLEWNLLSYDTHRGVQQWVQDLNHFYRNEQSLHTKDSDPKGFEWVDCTDTDNSIISFIRKGVNPNEYLLFVLNFTPVPRYQYRIGVPVDGYWKEALNSDAEQYGGSGQGNFGGVQADSVPNHHHYYSVNVTIPPLGCVVFKSGGL
- a CDS encoding Gfo/Idh/MocA family oxidoreductase, which produces MTKKSSLSRRTFLTSTAAVGGVTSFTLVPNTVFGAPSRPAPSDQLRCGNIGVGGRGRGFLRPGVTVAICDADENRLADAAKRVGGNPTLYNDYRRLLDQKDIDAVFVTSPDHWHALMAIHACEAGKDVYVEKPACKTIEEGRAMVEAARRYARVVQVGSQGRSQEGAYHGNKYIANGQIGHVSEVRCWHYENPRGGWDPNTPPPSELDYEKWVGPARWVPYNSRRTHGSFRWMLDFGGGQIRDRGAHVMSVAMWVMKSDHTGPVSVKATGNPHCDGMYDSPETMKVTYQFKDPDWTLIWDMPGEAHEEGFKWTRKSYGGNYIGDKGNLIISYGDTAETDTEQKAKDYKVPAGGVEVYHSPGHREDFEKCIRTRERPIMDIEAGHRVAVLCILGNLSYMLGRELKWDAVNERVIGDDEANRLLSRPGRGQWHI
- a CDS encoding TlpA disulfide reductase family protein, coding for MKRLNVILSLSIAAMFVFSAVASEQEAPKDFTLKPIFGEKPFQLSKAKGKYVAIHFLLKTECPICLRHVRAYFEHEKDHSDVIQLYVKPDTPGEIKAWASKIPQGDMEKAPEIYHDPDAKLAKQFGVPGGYKFHGQVVHFPAFVLLDPNGKEVFRYVGKNNSERYSYEKFVKKMEELKS
- a CDS encoding prepilin-type N-terminal cleavage/methylation domain-containing protein; this translates as MKMRGFTLIELLIVVAIIGILAAIAVPNFLNAQIRAKIARSVSEIRALSNAIEMYQIDNNSVPFVPPGGTDGSHMYNMAPITSPVSYIASLPYDPFIDAPNSVKMSDNRGDGLDVGWYLYVARRSDLAPNPIHGRYWVWGWGPDRTRQSYPVRPYSASNGLNSQGDIISSNKQGFLDKDLSIEAGISKQDDNEFHQIGQ
- the neuC gene encoding UDP-N-acetylglucosamine 2-epimerase, which codes for MRRIAVITGTRAEYGIFKPLLYQMAESESLKPYIIPAGMHLSPEYGLTIQHIEEDGFPMGARIDTLFSSDSRAAMAKGLGVGILGITQEIERIRPHVVIILGDRVEAFAGATSGLFAGAVVGHLHGGEVTKGGLDEYMRHAITKLSHIHFPATEKSKERIIRLGEHPDFVYQVGTPGLDALLKYPEFDDQTLSEKLGVSIPGRFALVVQHPISTHPETAAEELNETLSALKYSGVHTFLIYPNSDAGSREMIQAIHKIENEPWIDTFLSMPRELFCNLLRRCACLVGNSSSGMIDAPSYGVPVINVGERQEGRERGDNVIDCKPSRNEIEAVLNRALTDTNFIVRAKNAVNPYGDGKAAGRIAQILETVDLKQARNAKGLPW